Proteins from one Triticum aestivum cultivar Chinese Spring chromosome 7A, IWGSC CS RefSeq v2.1, whole genome shotgun sequence genomic window:
- the LOC123153736 gene encoding uncharacterized protein, with translation MQFWPPVNVKRRSGCMAMLATAPLQQDDGVDVGLATPLATGGDIGPRDGCRAGATAGDEGSFTMPMAADSPLVPATVCPPAPWKSAPVPTRKRAPLQQRLFYPVPRDLTTVFVVVPQCPPPAKKMRVHVVESSVPLGT, from the coding sequence ATGCAGTTTTGGCCTCCTGTTAACGTGAAAAGGCGGAGCGGATGCATGGCCATGCTGGCAACTGCGCCACTGCAGCAAGACGACGGCGTCGACGTCGGCCTCGCCACACCGCTGGCGACGGGTGGAGATATTGGGCCGCGAGACGGCTGCAGAGCGGGGGCCACTGCCGGCGACGAGGGCAGCTTCACCATGCCCATGGCGGCCGACAGTCCGCTGGTGCCGGCGACGGTGTGCCCACCGGCGCCTTGGAAGTCAGCACCGGTGCCGACGAGGAAGCGTGCGCCTTTGCAGCAGCGGCTCTTCTACCCGGTGCCGCGCGACTTGACCACCGTGTTCGTGGTTGTGCCGCAGTGCCCGCCGCCCGCCAAGAAGATGCGGGTGCACGTGGTAGAATCATCTGTGCCTCTAGGCACGTGA